Part of the Henckelia pumila isolate YLH828 chromosome 2, ASM3356847v2, whole genome shotgun sequence genome is shown below.
tccattttatagtttttattttagtatttaatatatatttaaaggcTCTTTtgtaaaaaaagaaataaattcaTGAATCTAAAAAAGTGTGTTAGAGAGATTATATATCAaatcaaaattaataaatattgacGATTCATGACCCTTTGTTTATTTGATAGGACACATTAAATAGTTTTACTATTCAGtattcacataatcatacttTTAATCATTATATGTATTTGTTCAcactttatatatttattatcatTTGAAGATCCTTTTATTTATAATCCACATGTTTTTCTAATTCAATAGCAAGTATTTCTTATGTCAAACAGTTTCATAAATCTATATTTGTGAAACCTATCAATCCAGTTTATGACTacgatgaaaaataatatttcgtgcataaaaatgatatttttttcaaCCATTCGAATCAAATATGAAATCATTCAATTGGAGTTTTCGTGTTTCatgaataatattttctttttaaaattggAGGAAAACAATGTTCTAGCTCGAGGAAACCATCATATTTTTCATGAATGTGCGCAAatggaaaaaaagaaaagaaaacaaaacaaaacaaagaaaaagataaaaagaaaaagccaaatcaaaaatattttaatttttatggaatataatatataatataatactcACTAAAAACCCACGAAGCAAACGAGTGGTAGCTATTGGTTATTATAACTTTTATAAGCCACTTTGCGATCATCGTAGACCCCAAATAAATAACAAGAGAAAGACTTGTATGTATGTATCACAGAAATGGACTCTCTTCTCTGCGATGAGCTTCTACAAGAAATCTTCCACCGCCTGCGCCCGCCGTCCCACGCCGCCGTCTCCCTTGTCTCCAAGCGCTGGCACCGCCTCCTACGTTCCTCCACCACCTCTCTTTCGCTCTATCTCCCTCCTCCCTATGACCCCACCACCATCGCTTCTTTATCGTCCTTTCTTTCCCAGCACCCATTTCTCGATAATCTTTCTATCGCCACCTCGCCGCTCGCCGTAGTTGGTGACAACCTCTTGCTCTCCGTCTCTGCTTCTTGCCCCAAGCTGCGCAGCCTCCGCTACTTGACCAATCCACTCTCACCCTTCTCTCTGGTTGTTATCTCGACTTCTTGTGCTCGACTTTCTTCTATTTCCATCGCTCTCTCCAGACCCCTTTCTTTACGTTGGCTTCGGTTTTTCAGCGGTCTGAAATGCCTCTCCTTGTATATCACGAACGCTGCATCAGAGCTGGAAGCTTCTGGGGTGGAAGAAAAAATTGATGCTTTTGATGTGGAGTTCTGTTTGGAGAATCTATCTTTATCTGGAATTGTATCCGAGGATCGTGGGCTTGGGTTGCTTTGGAGAAACTGTAAGAACATCAGGAAACTGCACCTCCAGAGCTGTGCGAGTTTGGGAGACTACGCTTCCGTTTCGGGTTTCGTGAAAATCTTGAAGGGTCTTCGAGAGCTGGAGCTGAGGGCTTGTAGGAGTATAGTTGATGGGGTATTGCTGAAAGTGGCGGAACATTGTGTTTCTTTGGATTCTCTGCTGATTTATGATGGTGGCAGCCAAGAGGGTTTGATGCACTTTATTAATCATAGCAAATGCAACTTGAGAAGGCTTGATTTAAGATTGCCTCTCGATCTTGATAACACTCACTTGATTGCTTTGACTGAGAATTTGAATTTCAGGGGTTTGGTAAGTTTAAGGTTGGAAAGTTGCTGTCTTGTTACTGGTGATGGATTGAAAGTTCTCGCGAGGACCGTAGGCGTTAAGCTTGAGGAGCTTGCGCTGGTAAATTGCGATGTGGTGGAGAGAGAATCTGGTTTATTGACCGCTTTAGGACAGGACTTGAAGAGACTGAGGAAATTGGATTTATCTTTTAACGAAACGATGGTTGATAAGGAGCTAACTCTGATGCTCGCTTCATGTAGTTTCTTGATTGAATTGAAACTTAGAGGCTGCCATGGATTGACCGATAAATCTGCGGCTTCGATGGTTAGGAGCTGTGAGAACTTGCAGATTGTTGATATA
Proteins encoded:
- the LOC140884196 gene encoding uncharacterized protein gives rise to the protein MDSLLCDELLQEIFHRLRPPSHAAVSLVSKRWHRLLRSSTTSLSLYLPPPYDPTTIASLSSFLSQHPFLDNLSIATSPLAVVGDNLLLSVSASCPKLRSLRYLTNPLSPFSLVVISTSCARLSSISIALSRPLSLRWLRFFSGLKCLSLYITNAASELEASGVEEKIDAFDVEFCLENLSLSGIVSEDRGLGLLWRNCKNIRKLHLQSCASLGDYASVSGFVKILKGLRELELRACRSIVDGVLLKVAEHCVSLDSLLIYDGGSQEGLMHFINHSKCNLRRLDLRLPLDLDNTHLIALTENLNFRGLVSLRLESCCLVTGDGLKVLARTVGVKLEELALVNCDVVERESGLLTALGQDLKRLRKLDLSFNETMVDKELTLMLASCSFLIELKLRGCHGLTDKSAASMVRSCENLQIVDITCCGIEMEGVELLVLKSKRLRQLEVESNRLSDTARISASSKYIELVS